One Capricornis sumatraensis isolate serow.1 chromosome 8, serow.2, whole genome shotgun sequence genomic region harbors:
- the ODAD4 gene encoding outer dynein arm-docking complex subunit 4 isoform X1, producing the protein MADPENEVLRSTFPSYMAEGERLYLCGEFAKAAHSFSNALHLQSGDKNCLVARSKCFLKMGELEKSLEDAEASLQGDPTFCKGILQKAETLYTMGDFEFALVFYHRGYKLRPDREFKVGIQKAQEAINNSVGSPSSIKLENKGDLSFLSKQAESMRAQQKPHPVRQLVHHPKRESKRKGSLKSEKIVRQLLGELYVDKEYLEKLLLDEDLIRGTIKHGLTVEDLIMTGINYLDTRSDFWQQQKPIYARERDRKLMQEKWLRDRKRRPSQTARYILKSLEDIDMLLTSGSAEGSLQKAEKVLKKVLEWNKEEVPNKDELVGNLYSCIGNAQIELGQMVAALQSHRKDLEIAKEYDLPDAKSRALDNIGRVFARVGKFQQAIDTWEEKIPLAKTTLEKTWLFHEIGRCYLELDQAWEAQSYGEKSQQCAEEEGDMEWQLNASVLVAQAQVKLRDFESAVNNFEKALERAKLVHNNEAQQAIISALDDANKGIIEELKKTNYREILKEKKEKENATMLDQTRTAKEKETRKTKDEPEKVMKQWEQEKQPEGVLSKGTLGLTARQPGHRQREDPEKASWRKELGAKERGPGGTAKGQFGEPGRTAQKREETREIYRRPSELDQNLSDESSPRESEGLEKSLSKTDRGELEALGKTESGETKEMEITENSEKIEKDEKEDEPTE; encoded by the exons ATGGCGGACCCAGAAAATGAAGTCTTGCGAAGCACCTTTCCATCTTACATGGCGGAGGGCGAGCGGCTGTATCTATGCGGGGAGTTCGCTAAAGCCGCCCATAGCTTCAGCAAT GCTCTTCACCTTCAGAGCGGAGATAAGAACTGCTTGGTTGCCCGCTCCAAGTGCTTCCTCAAGATGGGAGAGCTGGAAAAATCCCTGGAAGATGCTGAGGCTTCACTCCAGGGAGACCCAACTTTCTGCAAG GGGATTTTACAAAAGGCCGAGACCCTGTACACCATGGGTGACTTCGAATTTGCCTTGGTTTTCTACCATCGGGGCTACAAGCTGAGGCCTGATCGGGAATTCAAAGTTGGAATTCAGAAAGCCCAGGAAGCCATCAACAACTCGGTGGGAA GTCCCTCTTCTATTAAACTGGAGAACAAAGGGGATCTGTCCTTCTTAAGCAAGCAGGCTGAG AGTATGCGAGCCCAGCAGAAGCCTCATCCTGTGAGACAGCTCGTACACCACCCCAAGAGAGAGAGCAAGCGGAAGGGCTCGCTCAAGAGCGAGAAGATTGTCCGCCAGCTCCTGGGTGAACTCTACGTGGACAAGGAGTACCTGGAGAAGCTCCTGTTGGATGAAG ATCTGATCAGAGGCACCATCAAGCATGGCCTGACCGTGGAGGACCTCATCATGACGGGCATCAACTACTTGGACACGCGCAGTGACTTCTGGCAGCAGCAGAAACCCATCTACGCCAGGGAGCGGGACCGGAAGTTGATGCAAGAGAAGTGGCTGCGGGACCGCAAACGCCGTCCCTCGCAGACAGCCCGCTACATCCTCAAGAGTCTGGAGGACATTGACATGT TGCTGACTAGCGGCAGTGCTGAAGGCAGCCTTCAGAAAGCTGAGAAAGTGCTGAAGAAGGTACTGGAATGGAACAAAGAGGAGGTGCCCAACAAGGATGAACTGGTGGGAAACCTGTACAGCTGCATAGGGAATGCCCAGATCGAGCTGGGGCAGATGGTAGCGGCCCTGCAGAGCCACAGGAAGGACCTGGAGATCGCCAAGGAGTA TGATCTTCCTGATGCCAAGTCCAGAGCCTTGGACAACATTGGCAGGGTTTTTGCCAGAGTTGGGAAATTCCAACAAGCCATTGACAC gtgggaggagaagatcCCTCTGGCCAAAACCACCCTGGAGAAGACCTGGCTGTTCCATGAGATTGGCCGCTGCTACCTGGAGCTAGACCAGGCCTGGGAGGCCCAGAGCTACGGTGAGAAGTCCCAACAGTGTGCCGAGGAAGAAGGGGACATGGAGTGGCAGCTGAATGCCAGTGTCCTGGTGGCGCAGGCACAAG TGAAGCTGAGGGACTTCGAATCGGCCGTGAACAACTTTGAGAAGGCCCTGGAGAGAGCAAAGCTGGTCCATAACAACGAGGCGCAGCAGGCCATCATCAGC GCCTTGGATGATGCTAACAAGGGCATCATTGAAGAGCTGAAGAAAACCAACTACAGGGAGATACtcaaagaaaagaaggagaaag AAAATGCCACTATGTTGGATCAAACACGGACAGCAAAGGAGAAGGAAACGAggaaaaccaaagatgaacctgaGAAGGTGATGAAGCAGTGGGAGCAGGAGAAACAGCCCGAAGGTGTCTTGTCTAAGGGAACTTTGGGGCTCACAGCTAGGCAGCCAGGACACCGGCAGAGAGAAGACCCAGAAAAAGCCTCATGGAGGAAAGAATTGGGCGCGAAGGAGAGAGGTCCAGGAGGCACTGCCAAAGGACAGTTTGGGGAACCAGGCAGGACAGCACAGAAGAGAGAGGAAACCAGGGAAATTTACAGGAGGCCTTCAGAACTGGATCAAAACCTTTCAGATGAATCAAGCCCAAGGGAATCAGAAGGACTAGAGAAGAGCCTTTCAAAAACTGACAGAGGAGAGTTGGAAGCACTTGGGAAAACAGAAtcaggagaaacaaaagaaatggaaataacagaaaattctgaaaaaatagaaaaagatgaaaaggaagatGAACCCACTGAGTAG
- the ODAD4 gene encoding outer dynein arm-docking complex subunit 4 isoform X2: MADPENEVLRSTFPSYMAEGERLYLCGEFAKAAHSFSNALHLQSGDKNCLVARSKCFLKMGELEKSLEDAEASLQGDPTFCKGILQKAETLYTMGDFEFALVFYHRGYKLRPDREFKVGIQKAQEAINNSVGSPSSIKLENKGDLSFLSKQAESMRAQQKPHPVRQLVHHPKRESKRKGSLKSEKIVRQLLGELYVDKEYLEKLLLDEDLIRGTIKHGLTVEDLIMTGINYLDTRSDFWQQQKPIYARERDRKLMQEKWLRDRKRRPSQTARYILKSLEDIDMLLTSGSAEGSLQKAEKVLKKVLEWNKEEVPNKDELVGNLYSCIGNAQIELGQMVAALQSHRKDLEIAKEYDLPDAKSRALDNIGRVFARVGKFQQAIDTWEEKIPLAKTTLEKTWLFHEIGRCYLELDQAWEAQSYGEKSQQCAEEEGDMEWQLNASVLVAQAQGLG; the protein is encoded by the exons ATGGCGGACCCAGAAAATGAAGTCTTGCGAAGCACCTTTCCATCTTACATGGCGGAGGGCGAGCGGCTGTATCTATGCGGGGAGTTCGCTAAAGCCGCCCATAGCTTCAGCAAT GCTCTTCACCTTCAGAGCGGAGATAAGAACTGCTTGGTTGCCCGCTCCAAGTGCTTCCTCAAGATGGGAGAGCTGGAAAAATCCCTGGAAGATGCTGAGGCTTCACTCCAGGGAGACCCAACTTTCTGCAAG GGGATTTTACAAAAGGCCGAGACCCTGTACACCATGGGTGACTTCGAATTTGCCTTGGTTTTCTACCATCGGGGCTACAAGCTGAGGCCTGATCGGGAATTCAAAGTTGGAATTCAGAAAGCCCAGGAAGCCATCAACAACTCGGTGGGAA GTCCCTCTTCTATTAAACTGGAGAACAAAGGGGATCTGTCCTTCTTAAGCAAGCAGGCTGAG AGTATGCGAGCCCAGCAGAAGCCTCATCCTGTGAGACAGCTCGTACACCACCCCAAGAGAGAGAGCAAGCGGAAGGGCTCGCTCAAGAGCGAGAAGATTGTCCGCCAGCTCCTGGGTGAACTCTACGTGGACAAGGAGTACCTGGAGAAGCTCCTGTTGGATGAAG ATCTGATCAGAGGCACCATCAAGCATGGCCTGACCGTGGAGGACCTCATCATGACGGGCATCAACTACTTGGACACGCGCAGTGACTTCTGGCAGCAGCAGAAACCCATCTACGCCAGGGAGCGGGACCGGAAGTTGATGCAAGAGAAGTGGCTGCGGGACCGCAAACGCCGTCCCTCGCAGACAGCCCGCTACATCCTCAAGAGTCTGGAGGACATTGACATGT TGCTGACTAGCGGCAGTGCTGAAGGCAGCCTTCAGAAAGCTGAGAAAGTGCTGAAGAAGGTACTGGAATGGAACAAAGAGGAGGTGCCCAACAAGGATGAACTGGTGGGAAACCTGTACAGCTGCATAGGGAATGCCCAGATCGAGCTGGGGCAGATGGTAGCGGCCCTGCAGAGCCACAGGAAGGACCTGGAGATCGCCAAGGAGTA TGATCTTCCTGATGCCAAGTCCAGAGCCTTGGACAACATTGGCAGGGTTTTTGCCAGAGTTGGGAAATTCCAACAAGCCATTGACAC gtgggaggagaagatcCCTCTGGCCAAAACCACCCTGGAGAAGACCTGGCTGTTCCATGAGATTGGCCGCTGCTACCTGGAGCTAGACCAGGCCTGGGAGGCCCAGAGCTACGGTGAGAAGTCCCAACAGTGTGCCGAGGAAGAAGGGGACATGGAGTGGCAGCTGAATGCCAGTGTCCTGGTGGCGCAGGCACAAG GCCTTGGATGA
- the CNP gene encoding 2',3'-cyclic-nucleotide 3'-phosphodiesterase isoform X2, whose product MSRGFSRKSQTFLPKVFFRKMSSSGAKDKPELQFPFLQDEETVATLQECKTLFILRGLPGSGKSTLARFIVDRYRDGTKMVSADSYKITPGARGAFSEEYKRLDEDLAAYCRRDVRVLVLDDTNHERERLEQLFELADQYQYQVVLVEPKTAWRLDCAQLKEKNQWQLSADDLKKLKPGLEKDFLPLYFGWFLTKKSSEALRKTGQTFLEELGNHKAFKKELRHFVSGDEPREKIELLTYFGKRPPGVLHCTTKFCDYGKAAGAEEYAQQDVMKKSYCKAFTLTISALFVTPKTTGARVELSEQELALWPNDVDKLSPSDNLPRGSRAHITLGCAGDVEAVQTGIDLLEIVRQEKGGSRGEEVGELSRGKLYSLGSGRWMLSLAKKMEVRAIFTGYYGKGKAVPIRTGRKGGSFQSCAII is encoded by the exons ATG AGTAGAGGCTTCTCCCGAAAGAGCCAGACGTTCCTGCCCAAGGTCTTCTTCCGCAAAATGTCATCCTCAGGGGCCAAGGACAAGCCGGAGCTGCAGTTTCCCTTCCTGCAGGATGAGGAGACGGTGGCCACGCTGCAGGAGTGCAAGACGCTCTTCATCCTGCGAGGCCTGCCTGGGAGCGGCAAGTCCACGCTGGCCCGGTTCATCGTGGACAGGTACCGGGATGGCACCAAGATGGTGTCTGCCGACAGCTACAAGATCACCCCCGGCGCCCGGGGGGCCTTCTCCGAGGAGTACAAGCGGCTGGACGAGGACCTGGCTGCCTACTGCCGCCGGGATGTCCGGGTCCTGGTGCTGGATGATACCAACCATGAGCGGGAGCGGCTGGAGCAGCTCTTTGAGCTGGCCGACCAGTACCAGtaccaggtggtgctggtggagcCCAAGACGGCCTGGCGGCTGGACTGTGCCCAGCTCAAGGAGAAGAACCAGTGGCAGCTGTCAGCAGACgatctgaagaagctgaagcctGGGCTGGAGAAGGACTTCCTGCCGCTCTACTTCGGCTGGTTCCTGACCAAGAAGAGTTCCGAGGCCCTCCGCAAAACTGGCCAGACcttcctggaggagctgggcAACCACAAGGCCTTCAAGAAGGAGCTGCGACACT TTGTCTCTGGGGATGAGCCCAGGGAGAAGATTGAACTGCTCACCTACTTCGGGAAGAGACCGCCGGGCGTGCTGCACTGCACAACCAAGTTCTGTGACTACGGGAAGGCCGCTGGGGCAGAGGAGTATGCCCAGCAAGATGTGA TGAAGAAATCCTACTGCAAGGCCTTCACGCTGACCATCTCGGCCCTCTTCGTGACACCCAAGACGACGGGAGCCAGAGTAGAGCTGAGCGAGCAGGAGCTGGCCTTGTGGCCGAACGACGTGGACAAGCTGTCCCCCTCTGACAACCTGCCACGGGGCAGCCGCGCACACATCACCTTGGGCTGCGCGGGTGACGTGGAGGCGGTGCAGACGGGCATTGACCTGCTAGAGATTGTGcggcaggagaaggggggcaGCCGCGGCGAGGAGGTGGGTGAGCTCAGCCGGGGCAAGCTCTACTCCCTGGGCAGCGGGCGCTGGATGCTGAGCCTGGCCAAGAAGATGGAGGTCAGGGCTATCTTTACGGGATACTATGGGAAGGGCAAGGCCGTGCCCATACGCACTGGCCGCAAGGGTGGCTCCTTTCAGTCCTGTGCCATCATCTGA
- the CNP gene encoding 2',3'-cyclic-nucleotide 3'-phosphodiesterase isoform X1 — protein sequence MSRGFSRKSQTFLPKVFFRKMSSSGAKDKPELQFPFLQDEETVATLQECKTLFILRGLPGSGKSTLARFIVDRYRDGTKMVSADSYKITPGARGAFSEEYKRLDEDLAAYCRRDVRVLVLDDTNHERERLEQLFELADQYQYQVVLVEPKTAWRLDCAQLKEKNQWQLSADDLKKLKPGLEKDFLPLYFGWFLTKKSSEALRKTGQTFLEELGNHKAFKKELRHFVSGDEPREKIELLTYFGKRPPGVLHCTTKFCDYGKAAGAEEYAQQDAVKKSYCKAFTLTISALFVTPKTTGARVELSEQELALWPNDVDKLSPSDNLPRGSRAHITLGCAGDVEAVQTGIDLLEIVRQEKGGSRGEEVGELSRGKLYSLGSGRWMLSLAKKMEVRAIFTGYYGKGKAVPIRTGRKGGSFQSCAII from the exons ATG AGTAGAGGCTTCTCCCGAAAGAGCCAGACGTTCCTGCCCAAGGTCTTCTTCCGCAAAATGTCATCCTCAGGGGCCAAGGACAAGCCGGAGCTGCAGTTTCCCTTCCTGCAGGATGAGGAGACGGTGGCCACGCTGCAGGAGTGCAAGACGCTCTTCATCCTGCGAGGCCTGCCTGGGAGCGGCAAGTCCACGCTGGCCCGGTTCATCGTGGACAGGTACCGGGATGGCACCAAGATGGTGTCTGCCGACAGCTACAAGATCACCCCCGGCGCCCGGGGGGCCTTCTCCGAGGAGTACAAGCGGCTGGACGAGGACCTGGCTGCCTACTGCCGCCGGGATGTCCGGGTCCTGGTGCTGGATGATACCAACCATGAGCGGGAGCGGCTGGAGCAGCTCTTTGAGCTGGCCGACCAGTACCAGtaccaggtggtgctggtggagcCCAAGACGGCCTGGCGGCTGGACTGTGCCCAGCTCAAGGAGAAGAACCAGTGGCAGCTGTCAGCAGACgatctgaagaagctgaagcctGGGCTGGAGAAGGACTTCCTGCCGCTCTACTTCGGCTGGTTCCTGACCAAGAAGAGTTCCGAGGCCCTCCGCAAAACTGGCCAGACcttcctggaggagctgggcAACCACAAGGCCTTCAAGAAGGAGCTGCGACACT TTGTCTCTGGGGATGAGCCCAGGGAGAAGATTGAACTGCTCACCTACTTCGGGAAGAGACCGCCGGGCGTGCTGCACTGCACAACCAAGTTCTGTGACTACGGGAAGGCCGCTGGGGCAGAGGAGTATGCCCAGCAAGAT GCAGTGAAGAAATCCTACTGCAAGGCCTTCACGCTGACCATCTCGGCCCTCTTCGTGACACCCAAGACGACGGGAGCCAGAGTAGAGCTGAGCGAGCAGGAGCTGGCCTTGTGGCCGAACGACGTGGACAAGCTGTCCCCCTCTGACAACCTGCCACGGGGCAGCCGCGCACACATCACCTTGGGCTGCGCGGGTGACGTGGAGGCGGTGCAGACGGGCATTGACCTGCTAGAGATTGTGcggcaggagaaggggggcaGCCGCGGCGAGGAGGTGGGTGAGCTCAGCCGGGGCAAGCTCTACTCCCTGGGCAGCGGGCGCTGGATGCTGAGCCTGGCCAAGAAGATGGAGGTCAGGGCTATCTTTACGGGATACTATGGGAAGGGCAAGGCCGTGCCCATACGCACTGGCCGCAAGGGTGGCTCCTTTCAGTCCTGTGCCATCATCTGA